The following proteins are encoded in a genomic region of Mycobacterium sp. SMC-4:
- a CDS encoding DNA methyltransferase, with product MSRVTSAQHTVFDRSDTERKLRDFSRHWRGQIDEWRKTSAGHTEKSFAAQFWSDFLKCFGVIPERISLFERDARRATTGNLGFIDLFWSSVVIGEAKSLGGDLDAAFEQVHDYLAGGSIGQHEWPRFVLVSDFENFRLTRLGDETQTWRFTIDDVVDHLDLLKFLAGQEEVTKREEVVASIQASKLMAGMYTAMLGADADSGVGEEAARNPEDEDAAVQRTSMWMTRLLFLLFGDDAGLWEADLFYRWVLEETRPDNLGSQMAALFHVLNTADDRRRGALDGLIARFPHVNGSLFADTLAPEFFDAAFRDALIAACRFRWNRISPAVFGAMFQLVKSKEARRAGGEHYTTEENILKVVEPLFLDQLRDEAQRLIRNKSTSESDLRKFQARLAQMAFLDPACGCGNFLVVAYRELRAIETAVIVALRKKQKQSTASFDISLDQKLTIDQFHGFEINWWPAKIAETAMFLVDHQANRALADAVGDAPKRLPIKITAHIHHGNALRMDWSEEIPAAELVYVFGNPPFAGQKEKSPDQVEDMRLTWGDRYDGYLDYVTGWHAKSIDFLQDKRGEFAYVATNSIAQGQPVAAFYGLVVDTGWRIKFAHRTFEWTSEASGRAAVHCVVIGFTRDRGVRQRMWDYTKVNDPAHEVPIEVGINPYLVDGPNVLVTKRMQVLSPALPPVLSGSKAVDWGRYTIEERDEYESLSADPVVAKYLRLYIGGEELINDIGRWCLWMVDLEPQDLTKSPELKRRVEEVRALRAASRRPATLRAAAWPHLFGENRQPKGGYLGIPQSFTRDRRYATVSRLDEDTIASIKLFTAADPDGYLFAMFSSSMFLTWQFAVGGRIKSDPSFANTIVWNNFPLPEMSDATRKRIITAGQKILAARDLHPNRSLADQYKPLSMDPALTKAHDALDREVDIAFGAPRKLTTAAQRLDVLFARYLEMTRSAG from the coding sequence GTGAGCCGGGTGACCAGCGCACAGCACACCGTCTTCGATCGATCCGACACTGAGCGCAAGCTCAGAGACTTCTCCCGTCACTGGCGCGGGCAGATCGATGAGTGGAGGAAGACTAGTGCGGGCCACACGGAGAAGTCGTTCGCCGCACAGTTCTGGTCCGACTTCCTGAAGTGCTTCGGCGTCATCCCCGAGCGAATCAGCCTGTTCGAGCGTGACGCCCGCCGCGCCACCACCGGGAACCTCGGCTTCATCGATCTGTTCTGGTCCAGCGTCGTGATTGGGGAGGCGAAGAGTCTCGGCGGGGATCTGGACGCCGCGTTCGAGCAGGTCCATGACTATCTCGCGGGCGGCTCCATCGGGCAGCACGAATGGCCGCGGTTCGTTCTGGTCTCCGACTTCGAGAACTTCCGGCTCACGCGGCTTGGCGACGAGACCCAGACCTGGCGTTTCACGATCGACGACGTCGTCGACCATCTTGACCTGTTGAAGTTCCTGGCCGGACAGGAGGAGGTCACCAAGCGGGAGGAGGTGGTCGCATCCATTCAGGCGTCGAAGCTCATGGCCGGCATGTACACCGCGATGCTCGGGGCCGACGCCGACTCCGGCGTGGGCGAAGAGGCCGCCCGCAACCCGGAGGACGAGGACGCGGCGGTCCAGCGCACCTCCATGTGGATGACCCGGCTGCTGTTCCTCCTGTTCGGTGACGATGCCGGACTGTGGGAGGCAGACCTGTTCTACCGGTGGGTCTTGGAGGAGACACGACCGGACAACCTCGGGTCGCAGATGGCGGCGCTGTTCCACGTACTCAACACCGCCGACGATCGCCGCCGGGGCGCGCTGGACGGACTGATTGCGCGGTTCCCTCACGTCAACGGCTCACTGTTCGCAGACACGCTCGCACCGGAGTTCTTCGACGCGGCGTTCCGCGACGCCCTGATAGCCGCCTGCCGATTCCGATGGAACCGCATTTCACCGGCCGTCTTCGGAGCGATGTTTCAGCTCGTCAAGTCCAAGGAGGCCCGCCGGGCCGGCGGGGAGCATTACACCACCGAGGAGAACATCCTCAAGGTGGTCGAGCCCCTGTTCCTCGACCAGCTTCGAGACGAAGCCCAGCGCCTAATCAGGAACAAGTCCACCTCCGAGTCTGACCTGCGCAAGTTTCAGGCGCGCCTGGCGCAGATGGCTTTTCTTGATCCAGCATGTGGATGCGGCAACTTTTTGGTGGTCGCCTACCGCGAGCTGCGAGCCATCGAGACGGCGGTCATTGTCGCGCTGCGTAAGAAGCAGAAGCAGTCCACTGCATCGTTCGACATCTCGCTGGACCAGAAGCTGACGATCGACCAGTTCCACGGGTTCGAAATCAACTGGTGGCCCGCAAAGATCGCCGAGACGGCGATGTTCCTTGTCGATCACCAAGCCAACCGCGCGCTGGCCGATGCGGTCGGAGATGCACCGAAGCGGCTACCGATCAAGATCACCGCGCACATCCACCATGGGAACGCGCTACGGATGGACTGGAGCGAGGAGATCCCCGCCGCGGAGCTCGTCTACGTGTTCGGCAACCCCCCATTCGCCGGACAGAAGGAGAAGAGTCCCGATCAGGTAGAGGATATGAGGCTTACCTGGGGCGACCGCTACGACGGGTACCTCGATTACGTCACCGGGTGGCACGCGAAGTCCATCGACTTCCTGCAGGACAAGCGCGGCGAGTTCGCGTACGTCGCGACCAACAGCATCGCGCAGGGGCAGCCGGTCGCCGCGTTCTACGGACTTGTTGTTGACACCGGCTGGCGGATCAAGTTCGCGCACCGCACGTTCGAGTGGACGTCCGAGGCTTCGGGTCGGGCGGCTGTGCACTGCGTCGTGATCGGGTTCACTCGGGACCGCGGGGTCCGGCAGAGGATGTGGGACTACACGAAGGTGAATGATCCGGCGCACGAGGTGCCCATCGAGGTCGGGATCAATCCATACCTTGTTGACGGCCCCAACGTGCTGGTGACGAAACGGATGCAGGTGTTGTCGCCTGCCCTGCCCCCGGTTCTCTCGGGGTCGAAGGCGGTGGACTGGGGGCGGTACACGATCGAGGAGCGCGACGAGTACGAATCACTGTCCGCTGATCCGGTCGTGGCGAAGTACCTGCGGCTGTACATCGGCGGTGAGGAGCTGATCAACGACATCGGCCGGTGGTGCCTCTGGATGGTCGACCTGGAACCCCAGGATCTGACAAAGAGTCCCGAGCTGAAGCGACGTGTAGAGGAGGTGCGCGCGCTGCGGGCCGCATCCCGACGCCCGGCCACACTGCGCGCCGCGGCGTGGCCACACCTGTTCGGTGAGAACCGCCAGCCCAAGGGTGGATACCTCGGGATACCCCAGTCGTTCACGAGGGACAGGCGATACGCGACGGTCTCTCGGCTGGATGAAGACACTATTGCGTCGATCAAGTTGTTCACCGCGGCGGACCCGGACGGCTACCTCTTTGCGATGTTCTCCTCGTCGATGTTCTTGACGTGGCAGTTCGCGGTCGGGGGACGAATCAAGTCCGACCCCTCCTTCGCCAACACCATCGTGTGGAACAACTTTCCACTGCCTGAGATGTCCGATGCGACCCGGAAGCGGATCATCACAGCGGGCCAGAAGATCCTCGCTGCGCGCGACCTGCACCCGAATCGTTCGCTCGCAGACCAATACAAGCCGCTCTCGATGGATCCGGCGCTGACGAAAGCGCATGACGCCCTGGACCGCGAGGTGGACATCGCATTCGGCGCCCCGCGAAAGCTCACAACCGCCGCGCAGCGCCTCGATGTCCTGTTCGCTCGCTACTTGGAGATGACCCGATCTGCCGGATGA